Within Epilithonimonas zeae, the genomic segment ATATCAAACCCAGAACCTGCATCGACTACGGATTTCTCAAAAGCTTTCATTAATGATAAAAACTTATCTGCTTTTTCCTCATCCACACATCTGTTCATCAATTCCTGTTCCACGCCGCACAATTCCGGGAATTCTGCCAAGATTGTTTTTCCGCCCAAGGCTGCAAAAATATCTGAAACAACGCCTAAAGCCGGATTCGCAGAGATACCTGAAAAACCGTCAGAACCACCACATTCCAGACCTATGCTTAGTTTTGAAACTGGTGCAGGCTGGCGTTGGATTTTATTGGCTCTTTTTATGGCTTCAAAAGAATCTTTGATAACCATTTGGAACATTTTATCTGTAGTTCCTATTTTCTGCTGTTCAAAAATTAAAATCTCTTTATCGCTGTTCGGGCTCATCTCTTTCAAAGCATTTTGAAAAATATCAACCTGCAGATTCTGACAACCTAAACTCAAAACCGTTGCTCCAGCCACATTGGGGTTGTTCACATAACCGGCAAGCAGTTTTGCCAAAAGTTCCGAATCCTGACGGATGCCACCACAGCCACCTTGGTGATTGATAAATTTAACTTCGATGTTATCCAGAAGGTTCTCATTTCGGGATTGGTCTTCCACTTCTTCCACGCTTTTTTCTTCAATCAGAGAACGCAGGAAATTCTTATAAGAAACTTCTTTTTTCGGTAACAATTCGTTCTCGAAAATATCTTTCAGCTTCTCGATATTTTTGTTTTCACAAAACACCAATGGGAAGAATAACCATACATTTTTGGTTCCCACTTGTCCGTCAGCACGATGATATCCATTGAAGGTCTTATCTTTCCATTTATCCACATTTGGCGGATTCCAACCCAAATCTCCTGTCTTTTTGAAAACCTCTTCACTCTCGTGTTTTACGTTTTCAGTCGTGATAACTTCACCTTTTTGGATTGGCTGATTTGCTTTTCCAACGATTACGCCATACATAATGATATGGTCGCCAGCCACAAAATCTTCTGCCGCGAATTTATGTTTTGCTTTCGTATCTCTCAGAACCGTGTAATCTGCACCTTCAAGATGCACGATTTCTCCGGCAGACAAATCCGTCAGCGCAACAATGATATTGTCTTTAGGATTGACTTTTAAAACTTTCTTTTGCATAATTTTCAGATTAAATTATTCTCAATAATTTGGGCAGCTGGTTCCGTCTTCCGCTCCCAATCTTTTCACTCCGCTGCGCTGCGTAAAAAGGATTTCCGCTCAAGCCGGGCTGCTGCAATTCAATGGTTAATTATTGAACAAAAATTACTGAATGAAACTTTTATACCCTTCTTCAATTCCTGTGGAATCGATTGCACTTAAAGCCTTGGTTACAGCTTCTGTTAATCCAGGAACCTGAGTCAGATCTGTATCCCAGAAACTCACTTCAGATAAAGCATTTTTCGCTACTTCTCCAAGGTCGTTAGTTGACCAGATTTCTTTGAATCTTTCCAAAACCGGCGCATCATCGCTTACAGGAAGTTGTTTTCCATCAAACTCACCTTGGTAGAATCTAATCAACGCTGCTAATGCAAAAGTCAAATTAGTTGGTAATTCATTCTTGATTTCAACATACTTCAGAAAGCTTGGTAAAACTCTCACTTTGAATTTTGAAACCGAATTTAGT encodes:
- a CDS encoding UxaA family hydrolase; translation: MQKKVLKVNPKDNIIVALTDLSAGEIVHLEGADYTVLRDTKAKHKFAAEDFVAGDHIIMYGVIVGKANQPIQKGEVITTENVKHESEEVFKKTGDLGWNPPNVDKWKDKTFNGYHRADGQVGTKNVWLFFPLVFCENKNIEKLKDIFENELLPKKEVSYKNFLRSLIEEKSVEEVEDQSRNENLLDNIEVKFINHQGGCGGIRQDSELLAKLLAGYVNNPNVAGATVLSLGCQNLQVDIFQNALKEMSPNSDKEILIFEQQKIGTTDKMFQMVIKDSFEAIKRANKIQRQPAPVSKLSIGLECGGSDGFSGISANPALGVVSDIFAALGGKTILAEFPELCGVEQELMNRCVDEEKADKFLSLMKAFEKSVVDAGSGFDMNPSPGNIKDGLITDAMKSAGASKKGGTAPIVDVLDYGEYISKPGLNLLNTPGNDAECTTGLVGAGATVVLFTTGLGNPMGNPIAPVVKISSNTALINRMSDIIDVNAGTVITGEKSIQEVGEEIVDYIIELASGNVETKADQLKQDVFIPWKRGVSL